In the genome of Burkholderia diffusa, one region contains:
- a CDS encoding FMN-dependent NADH-azoreductase, whose product MSTLLHIESSPRKSRSVSLDVAHAYLQAWRDAHPEHRVDVLDLWATQLPELDGDALDAKYADLSGTPLSERQQQAWAGFRQLAQRMYDADTLLFSVPLWNFSIPYKLKHFIDAVSHRGILFSFDERGLAGLLKGKKAVVIYARGLDYSRQSSTPAESFDFQQPLLEAWLRFIGIIDIESITVEKTLFGPDIDHAGRAAARERALMLAHAAASSAPASVDG is encoded by the coding sequence ATGTCGACCTTGCTGCATATCGAATCTTCCCCGCGCAAATCGCGGTCCGTGTCACTCGACGTTGCGCACGCATATCTGCAAGCGTGGCGCGACGCACATCCGGAGCATCGGGTCGACGTGCTTGACCTGTGGGCCACGCAGCTGCCGGAACTCGACGGCGATGCGCTCGATGCCAAATACGCGGACTTGAGCGGCACGCCGCTCAGCGAAAGGCAGCAGCAGGCGTGGGCAGGTTTCCGGCAACTGGCGCAGCGGATGTACGACGCGGATACGCTGCTGTTCTCCGTGCCGCTGTGGAATTTTTCGATCCCGTACAAGCTCAAGCATTTCATCGACGCAGTGTCTCACCGCGGCATCCTGTTCTCGTTCGACGAGCGTGGGTTGGCGGGATTGCTGAAGGGCAAGAAGGCAGTCGTGATCTATGCGAGAGGCCTCGACTATTCAAGGCAATCGAGCACGCCTGCCGAGTCGTTCGACTTTCAGCAGCCGTTACTCGAAGCGTGGCTGCGCTTCATCGGCATCATCGACATCGAATCGATCACCGTCGAGAAAACGCTGTTTGGACCGGATATTGATCACGCGGGCCGAGCGGCTGCGCGCGAACGGGCGCTGATGCTGGCGCACGCGGCGGCTTCATCCGCACCCGCTTCCGTCGATGGCTGA
- a CDS encoding copper chaperone PCu(A)C: MKRSIPTGLLFALLTLQAHATFAASAVQADACWIRTMPATVPSSGYFTLKNDGDKPVTLTGIDTPAFGMAMMHETQTAGSTAKMVHVAAVDVPAHGTVTFRPKGYHVMLEEPRQPVAPGAKVPLRLHFADGSTVSVTCDAKAPSYTGQ, translated from the coding sequence ATGAAACGCTCGATTCCGACCGGCCTGCTGTTTGCACTGCTGACGCTGCAGGCGCACGCCACGTTCGCCGCGTCGGCCGTCCAGGCCGATGCATGCTGGATCCGCACGATGCCCGCGACGGTGCCGTCGTCCGGTTATTTCACGCTGAAGAATGACGGCGACAAGCCCGTCACGCTCACGGGCATCGATACGCCCGCGTTCGGGATGGCGATGATGCACGAGACGCAGACGGCCGGCAGCACCGCGAAGATGGTTCACGTCGCGGCGGTCGACGTGCCCGCGCACGGCACGGTGACGTTCAGGCCGAAGGGCTATCACGTGATGCTGGAGGAACCGCGTCAGCCCGTCGCGCCCGGCGCGAAGGTGCCTCTGCGGCTGCATTTCGCCGACGGCTCGACGGTGTCCGTGACCTGCGACGCGAAGGCGCCCTCCTACACCGGCCAGTAA
- the copC gene encoding copper homeostasis periplasmic binding protein CopC — MKTTAFLRGALVALGFVVAQAAHAHAHPKNMEPAADATLSSAPHAVTIDFSETLEPAFSSIAVTDSHGQSVADGKSAIDAGNRKRMHVALANLTPDTYTVAWVAVASDGHRTQGRYTFTLK; from the coding sequence ATGAAAACTACTGCTTTCCTGCGCGGCGCACTCGTCGCACTCGGCTTCGTCGTCGCACAGGCCGCTCACGCGCACGCACACCCGAAAAACATGGAACCGGCCGCCGACGCCACGCTGTCGAGCGCGCCGCACGCGGTCACGATCGACTTCAGCGAAACGCTCGAACCCGCATTCAGTTCGATCGCCGTCACCGACAGCCATGGACAGTCGGTCGCCGACGGGAAATCCGCCATCGACGCCGGCAACCGGAAGCGGATGCATGTGGCGCTGGCGAACCTGACGCCCGATACGTACACGGTCGCATGGGTTGCGGTGGCGAGCGACGGGCATCGCACGCAGGGCCGCTACACGTTCACGCTGAAGTGA
- a CDS encoding SRPBCC family protein, which translates to MTQSTDRIEKQALLAAPLARVWEAVSNAGEFGTWFGVTFDGPFVAGRPLFGRITPTRVDDDVAKAQEPYAGTVFEIVVDRIEPKQRFSFRWHPFAIDPNFDYASEPMTLVTFDLAEGNGGTLLTISETGFDQLIEARRTKAREMNDHGWAAQITLITKYLAKHA; encoded by the coding sequence ATGACTCAGTCCACCGATCGCATCGAGAAACAAGCGTTGCTCGCCGCGCCGCTGGCGCGCGTCTGGGAAGCCGTCAGCAATGCCGGGGAATTCGGCACCTGGTTCGGCGTGACGTTCGACGGGCCGTTCGTCGCCGGCCGGCCGCTGTTCGGCCGCATCACGCCGACGCGCGTCGACGACGACGTCGCCAAGGCACAGGAGCCGTATGCCGGCACCGTGTTCGAAATCGTCGTCGATCGCATCGAGCCGAAGCAACGGTTCTCGTTTCGCTGGCACCCGTTCGCGATCGATCCGAACTTCGATTACGCGTCCGAGCCGATGACACTCGTCACGTTCGACCTCGCCGAGGGGAACGGTGGCACGCTGCTGACGATCAGCGAAACGGGTTTCGACCAATTGATCGAAGCGCGTCGCACGAAGGCGCGCGAGATGAACGATCACGGCTGGGCCGCGCAGATCACGCTGATCACGAAATATCTCGCGAAGCACGCGTAA
- a CDS encoding LysR substrate-binding domain-containing protein, whose product MFDTVLLRSFVAVVQEGGFTHAAARLNLTQSAVSAHLRRLEKQVGRDLLVRTTRSVTLTVDGELLLGYARAILALNQDARAQLMREPSAGTIRVGLSEDLANARLMHVMQAFAVRYPRIAFSIRVGIPGELLQALDRGELDVVIGGRCHDGPTGRVLWREPLVWAGAERAPLTPGVPVPIALLPEPCPYREASLAALARAGVDYRIVLVCPSGAGLRAAAHAGFAVTPILHTQLVHGLCAIPSDAGLPALPDVEFTMFAAPGAPARVIDELGNAIVLAFAHNG is encoded by the coding sequence ATGTTCGATACCGTTTTGCTGCGCTCTTTCGTGGCCGTCGTCCAGGAAGGCGGGTTCACGCATGCCGCGGCCCGTCTGAATCTCACGCAGTCCGCGGTCAGCGCGCATCTGCGACGCCTGGAAAAACAGGTCGGTCGCGACCTGCTCGTGCGCACCACGCGCTCGGTCACGCTGACAGTGGATGGCGAACTGCTGCTGGGTTACGCGCGCGCCATCCTCGCGCTCAATCAGGACGCGCGCGCGCAACTGATGCGCGAGCCGAGCGCGGGCACGATCCGCGTGGGTCTGTCGGAAGATCTCGCCAATGCCAGGCTGATGCATGTGATGCAGGCGTTTGCCGTGCGGTACCCGCGCATCGCATTCAGCATCAGGGTCGGTATCCCGGGCGAACTGCTCCAGGCGCTGGATCGCGGTGAACTGGATGTGGTGATCGGTGGACGCTGCCACGACGGGCCGACCGGGCGCGTGCTCTGGCGCGAACCGCTCGTGTGGGCGGGGGCGGAGCGGGCGCCGCTCACGCCTGGCGTACCGGTGCCGATTGCGCTGCTGCCGGAGCCCTGTCCGTATCGTGAGGCGTCGCTGGCAGCACTGGCCCGCGCCGGCGTGGATTACCGGATCGTGCTCGTGTGCCCGAGCGGCGCCGGCCTGCGCGCCGCGGCGCACGCGGGCTTTGCAGTGACACCGATCCTGCACACACAACTTGTGCACGGCTTGTGTGCCATTCCGTCGGATGCAGGCCTGCCCGCGCTGCCCGATGTCGAATTCACGATGTTCGCGGCGCCGGGCGCGCCGGCCCGGGTTATCGATGAACTGGGCAACGCGATCGTGCTGGCATTCGCACACAACGGATGA
- a CDS encoding DUF2946 domain-containing protein produces MLSRRFRKIVSLIGMLAILMTTLAPTISQALTTQDRVDSLLAGYCTAGPSGGNHAGDASSKSLQAHLQACGYCSLLAHTPALPTPELTFAANLHPLQHREATRFESLRRTLPHTAAQPRAPPFVS; encoded by the coding sequence ATGCTGAGCCGTCGTTTCCGGAAGATCGTCAGTCTGATCGGGATGCTCGCCATCCTGATGACGACGCTCGCGCCGACGATCTCGCAGGCACTGACGACGCAAGACCGCGTCGACTCGCTCCTTGCCGGTTACTGCACGGCCGGGCCGTCGGGCGGCAACCATGCCGGCGATGCGTCATCGAAAAGCCTGCAGGCCCATCTGCAGGCTTGCGGCTATTGCAGCCTGCTCGCCCATACGCCGGCCCTGCCGACGCCCGAACTGACGTTCGCGGCCAACCTCCACCCGCTCCAGCATCGCGAAGCAACGCGCTTCGAAAGCCTGCGCCGCACGCTGCCGCACACGGCCGCGCAACCGCGCGCCCCGCCGTTCGTGTCCTGA
- a CDS encoding LysR family transcriptional regulator produces MQGRKGANTLARSLEIDLLRSFVVIAEMRSLSRAAARVGRTQSALSQQMRRLEESVDQPLFQRTGRGVVLTHPGERLLVHAQRILRRHDEAMADLCGTGLSGTIRFGCPDDYAAVFLPSLLRQFSSQHPQAIVEVVCGPTPRLLEHLDKRAVDLAMVSVPDDDSGEDFIRREQLVWIGYPGLDAAQFEPLPLALSDPDTLDHIAARDALARAGRDYRVAYASSSLAGLIALVRSGQAFAVMTQTAVPADLAILAGDRGLPPLPAVGITLRFDRKRPSHLTAAFAEHIRAVLPVL; encoded by the coding sequence ATGCAAGGTAGAAAAGGAGCTAATACCTTGGCGCGTTCGCTTGAAATCGACCTGTTGCGCTCGTTCGTCGTCATCGCCGAGATGCGCTCGCTCAGCCGCGCGGCGGCGCGCGTCGGCCGCACACAGTCCGCGCTGAGCCAGCAGATGCGGCGGCTCGAGGAAAGCGTCGACCAGCCACTGTTCCAGCGCACCGGCCGCGGCGTGGTGCTGACGCATCCCGGCGAGCGGCTGCTCGTGCATGCGCAGCGCATTCTGCGCCGGCACGACGAGGCGATGGCCGACCTGTGCGGCACCGGGTTGTCGGGCACGATCCGGTTCGGCTGCCCGGACGATTACGCGGCCGTGTTCCTGCCGTCGCTGCTGCGGCAGTTCTCGAGCCAGCATCCGCAGGCGATCGTCGAGGTCGTGTGCGGGCCGACGCCGCGGTTGCTTGAGCACCTGGACAAGCGGGCGGTGGACCTGGCGATGGTTTCCGTGCCGGACGACGATTCGGGAGAAGATTTCATCCGCCGCGAGCAACTGGTCTGGATCGGCTATCCGGGGCTCGATGCCGCGCAGTTCGAGCCGTTGCCGCTCGCGCTGTCCGATCCCGACACGCTCGATCACATCGCGGCTCGCGACGCGTTGGCGCGCGCAGGGCGCGACTATCGCGTCGCGTACGCGAGCAGCAGTCTCGCGGGGCTCATCGCGCTCGTGCGCTCCGGGCAGGCGTTCGCGGTGATGACGCAAACGGCGGTGCCGGCGGATCTGGCGATTCTCGCCGGGGATCGAGGGCTGCCGCCGTTGCCGGCGGTCGGCATCACGTTGCGATTCGACCGGAAGCGGCCGTCGCATCTGACGGCGGCGTTTGCGGAACATATTCGGGCGGTGTTGCCGGTGCTGTGA
- a CDS encoding leucine-rich repeat-containing protein kinase family protein: protein MTTTLEQLQAGQLAGARQLKLACGLTEFPREIFDLADTLEVLDLSGNALSALPDDLSRLRRLRILFASGNRFTEFPEVLGTCAELDMIGFKANRIRTVPPRSLPRALRWLILTDNEIDELPAGIGDCARLQKLMLAGNRLRALPPEMAACRALELVRLSANRLDALPDWLLRLPRLAWLASAGNPLGAVPEAAASAEPGVADIDWSSLACDQKLGEGASGVIYRAQWRADGHGPREVAVKLFKGAVTSDGLPDCEMAACLHAGRHPNMIPVIGKVHGHPDGTHGLVMELVDPALTNLAGPPSFASCTRDVYAADARFAPAEASRIALGIASVAAHLHARGIMHGDLYAHNILHDGKGGALLGDFGAASVYDVNDRVRAARLERLEVRAFGYLLDELLARCEPRAWEHPHALDALAAACLNADIDARPSFGEIAAALAASKG, encoded by the coding sequence GTGACCACCACCCTCGAACAACTGCAGGCCGGCCAGCTGGCGGGCGCCCGGCAACTCAAGCTCGCGTGCGGGCTGACCGAATTTCCGCGCGAGATCTTCGATCTGGCCGACACGCTCGAAGTGCTCGACCTGTCCGGCAATGCGCTGTCGGCGCTGCCGGACGACCTGTCGCGGCTGCGACGCCTGCGCATCCTGTTCGCGTCCGGCAATCGCTTCACCGAATTTCCGGAAGTGCTCGGTACGTGCGCCGAACTCGACATGATCGGCTTCAAGGCGAACCGGATCCGCACGGTGCCGCCCCGTTCGCTGCCGCGCGCGCTGCGCTGGCTGATCCTGACCGACAACGAAATCGATGAACTGCCCGCCGGGATCGGCGATTGTGCGCGCTTGCAGAAGCTCATGCTCGCGGGCAACCGGCTGCGCGCATTGCCGCCAGAAATGGCTGCCTGCCGTGCGCTCGAACTGGTGCGGCTTTCGGCGAACCGGCTCGACGCGCTGCCGGACTGGCTGTTGCGCCTGCCGCGCCTCGCGTGGCTCGCGTCAGCGGGCAATCCGTTGGGCGCCGTGCCGGAAGCTGCGGCTTCGGCCGAGCCGGGCGTCGCGGACATCGACTGGAGCTCGCTTGCCTGCGATCAGAAGCTCGGCGAAGGCGCATCGGGCGTCATTTATCGCGCGCAATGGCGGGCGGACGGCCACGGGCCGCGCGAGGTCGCGGTCAAGCTGTTCAAGGGGGCCGTGACGAGCGACGGGCTGCCCGATTGTGAAATGGCCGCCTGCCTGCACGCCGGGCGTCACCCGAACATGATTCCGGTGATCGGCAAGGTGCACGGCCATCCGGACGGCACGCACGGCCTCGTGATGGAACTGGTCGATCCGGCGCTGACGAACCTGGCCGGGCCGCCGAGCTTCGCGTCCTGCACGCGCGACGTGTATGCGGCCGATGCGCGATTCGCGCCGGCCGAGGCATCGCGGATCGCGCTCGGCATCGCGTCGGTTGCGGCGCACCTGCACGCGCGCGGCATCATGCACGGCGACCTGTACGCGCACAATATCCTGCACGACGGCAAGGGCGGCGCGCTGCTCGGCGATTTCGGCGCGGCGTCGGTCTACGACGTGAACGACCGCGTGCGCGCGGCGCGGCTCGAACGGCTTGAAGTCAGGGCGTTCGGCTATCTGCTGGACGAGTTGCTGGCGCGATGCGAGCCGCGTGCGTGGGAACATCCGCATGCACTCGATGCGCTCGCGGCCGCCTGCCTGAACGCGGACATCGATGCGCGGCCGTCGTTCGGCGAGATCGCGGCGGCGCTGGCCGCATCGAAGGGCTGA
- a CDS encoding LysE family translocator: protein MSIQTWMLFAAAYLATTLSPGPNVLLVIRNTVRYGSRGTAATIAGNLVAQGVVVMLVALGVGAVLAAMPPLFVAMKVIGAAYLIFLGIRQLRGDRNARSPDSRAAIVEPDHRKLFREALFVSGSNPKTMIFLSAFMPQFIAYDRPVAMQFVVMYVTIACTVVVVHSVYSFGVRRLHRGIGVGPWVRAAKRASGLLFVGLGIKLLAARQA from the coding sequence ATGTCCATTCAGACCTGGATGCTGTTTGCCGCAGCCTACCTCGCGACGACGCTGTCGCCAGGCCCCAACGTGCTGCTCGTCATCCGCAACACGGTGCGCTACGGCTCGCGCGGCACCGCCGCGACGATCGCGGGCAACCTCGTCGCGCAAGGTGTGGTGGTCATGCTCGTCGCGCTCGGCGTCGGCGCGGTGCTGGCCGCGATGCCGCCGCTGTTCGTCGCGATGAAGGTCATCGGCGCCGCGTACCTGATCTTTCTGGGCATCCGGCAACTGCGCGGCGACCGCAACGCACGCTCGCCCGACAGCCGCGCCGCGATCGTCGAACCCGACCACAGGAAGCTGTTCCGCGAAGCGCTGTTCGTGTCGGGCAGCAATCCGAAGACGATGATCTTCCTGTCGGCGTTCATGCCGCAGTTCATCGCGTACGATCGCCCGGTCGCAATGCAGTTCGTCGTGATGTACGTGACGATCGCGTGCACCGTCGTCGTCGTGCACAGCGTCTATTCGTTCGGCGTGCGCCGGCTCCATCGCGGCATCGGCGTCGGCCCGTGGGTACGCGCGGCCAAACGCGCGAGCGGGCTGCTGTTCGTCGGGCTCGGGATCAAGCTGTTGGCCGCGCGGCAGGCATAG